In one Musa acuminata AAA Group cultivar baxijiao chromosome BXJ2-5, Cavendish_Baxijiao_AAA, whole genome shotgun sequence genomic region, the following are encoded:
- the LOC103974516 gene encoding uncharacterized protein LOC103974516, with protein sequence MASESWLVERAREELENLESLHPTRFKYLKLELKSLISQPHSYVVAVDEDSSRPPPTTSPAPTQVSSNRKRKTGRSDNDDDEQAEQRQKKQAQKPLSASGRRGGGEGCMKSESSGEMAMRRAEACLRRIQQLKHSLFC encoded by the exons ATGGCGTCGGAGTCATGGTTGGTGGAGAGGGCGAGGGAGGAGCTTGAAAATCTGGAATCCCTGCATCCCACCCGATTCAAGTATCTCAAGCTCGAGCTCAAGTCCCTCATCTCCCAACCCCACTCCTACGTTGTTGCTGTTGACGAGGATAGCTCAAGGCCTCCTCCTACCACTTCTCCTGCTCCCACGCAAG TGTCGTCTAATCGGAAGAGGAAGACTGGGCGGAGTGACAATGATGACGATGAGCAGGCGGAGCAGCGTCAGAAGAAGCAGGCGCAGAAGCCATTGTCGGCATCAGGACGAAGGGGCGGTGGCGAGGGCTGTATGAAGAGTGAGAGCAGCGGGGAGATGGCCATGAGACGCGCCGAGGCGTGCCTCAGGAGGATTCAACAGCTTAAGCACAGCTTGTTTTGTTAG